The Brassica oleracea var. oleracea cultivar TO1000 chromosome C7, BOL, whole genome shotgun sequence sequence GAAGAAACTTTCGTAATAGATTAATACAATGTTGATTTGTGAACATTAACAAATTGGTTGAAACTGTTGAAATGAACAAGTAACATGCGATAACGATGCTACGTTGATATGATCTTTCTGAAATGTAACAGGTTCATATTTAAGTGCGATCGAACGTGTTGATTTGTGAACCAAACATACGACAGAACATTGTGTGTATGACTAGTTAATAACGACATAATGCAAGTGATGCATTCGATAACGTTTAATACTACATGCTGACATACATAAGCATATTCGACAGATACACCATGCACATATATTTGAGGCAGCACACATTCATCAGAATCCTTCACTACAAGAAAACAGGGGGATTCTGATGGCCGAAATCGTCGGTAATTCGTCGGAATCGGTCTATTCCGACGAAATTCCGACGAACCCGTCCGTCGGTATCGTTTCGTCGGAAAAAAAACGTTCGTCGGAATTTCGTCAGAAATTCCGACGACTTTCTGACGAATACCAAGAAACGTCATTCTGACGAACTTCCGACGATATTACGATGCGGCTACAGAAGACCGGAGTTCATCGGAAAACTACAATTCCGACGAACGTGGTTCCTCGGTTTATTTCGACGAACTGTAGGCGTCGGAATATACCGACGGACAACGGTCGTCGGAATATACCGACGGACATATATCCGTCGGAATTTACCGACAAACCCATTTCCGTCGGAATATACCGACGAACGTGGTTCGTCGGTATATTCCGACGACCGATGTCCGTCGGTAAATTCCGACGCCTACAGTTCGTCGGAATAAACCGAGGAACCACGTTCGTCGGAATTGTAGTTTTCCGATGAACTCCGGTCTTCTGTAGCCGCATCGTAATATCGTCGGAAGTTCGTCAGAATGACGTTTCTTGGTATTCGTCAGAAAGTCGTCGGAATTTCCGACGAAATTCCGACGAACGTTTTTTTTCCGACAAAACGATACCGACGGACGGGTTCGTCGGAATTTCGTCGGAATAGACCGATTCCGACGAATTACCGACGATTTCGGCCATCAGAATCCCCCTGTTTTCTTGTAGTGAAGGATTCTGATGAATGTGTGCTGCCTCAAATATATGTGCATGGTGTATCTGTCGAATATGCTTATGTATGTCAGCATGTAGTATTAAACGTTATCGAATGCATCACTTGCATTATGTCGTTATTAACTAGTCATACACACAATGTTCTGTCGTATGTTTGGTTCACAAATCAACACGTTCGATCGCACTTAAATATGAACCTGTTACATTTCAGAAAGATCATATCAACGTAGCATCGTTATCGCATGTTACTTGTTCATTTCAACAGTTTCAACCAATTTGTTAATGTTCACAAATCAACATTGTATTAATCTATTACGAAAGTTTCTTCGCTAATTTATTATTACTATGACATGTTATCGTCTGTATAATAATTTTATAAATTCCTATTACTAGTTACTGGGACATAGTATTATTTATGGATAGAGTATGAGTAAAGTTTACTCAAAGGTCGTCGCCAAGGCTTGCTTCCAGATTTATTTACGTCTGTAATGCCTCTCTTATCAATCCAAACGATTCTTATTTTATTTCCTTACACGGTTGCGTTTTACAGGTCTACTGACGCCAGCAGTTTCGTTAGGTGACGTCATCAGGTTTTCAACAGGGAGAAAATAAAGTTTCCATCTAACGGTTCAGATTTGTTTTCGTGTTAATCCAATGGTGATAGTTTCTGTCTTCGCAAAACCTTTTGATGTTAATGGGAGATTAATCCTCTGTTCACCAACTTCTTCATTCCCTTCTAATAATAAATAAACAAACATGCCATTTCTAATTTTCTACATCCTCTGCCACTTCTCCGTGTTGCCTTTTTCTTCCCGATGTTTCAGACCAATCTGAAGATCGCTCGAGTTCATCGTTCACTTTGGTCGGTTTTGACTTTTTGACTGGTTCGAACTTCAACTTGTTGTCCTTTCACAAGTACACGTTCTTTCCGATCTAATCTGCTCTCTATACACCCAAGGTAAATAACGGTTTACTCTTCTGGTGATTACGCTCTGATTAATTCACTTCTTCGATTAACGTTTATTTCATATATATATTTTTATTTATTTGTTATATATGCATGGTTTTAAATTCAAAAGGCCGTAGATTTTGGAACTATGATTCTGTGAGTTGAAGAAAATAAAAAAGATGTAGAATTTGAGTTTTTGACTTGGAGATTATTGTCTCTTCTTTAACTCCACATCTCACATCTTCTATTATGCTCCGCCGTATGCATTCTCGTATCTGATTTGAATTGGGTTATCTTCAAAACGCTCTTCCTTTGTTCTGTTGATTAACAGTTTGGTCAACGATGGAGTCAACAAAGGTGTGCATGAACGCACAGTGTGGATCTACCTCCACGTCGGGGGAGTGGAAGAGAGGCTGGTCGATGCGATCGGGCGAATTGGCCTCTCTCTGCGATAAGTGTGGGTAAGCGAACTTAGTCACTCTTCAATCTCCATGTTTCAATTCAAAGTTGGTTACTTTTTGAGCTAAGTTTTTTTTTTGTTGGATGTTGGAGTTAGGTCTGCATACGAGCAGTCCATTTTCTGCCAAGTGTTCCACGCAGAGGAGTCTGGTTGGAGAGAGTGTAATTCATGTGACAAGGTGAAAGAAGAAAAAATAATCCATTTGCTTAAAATCTGTTTTGTGCTCTAAACATGTTTTGATTTGTGTTTTTTTTTTTTTTTTAATCAGCGTCTTCACTGTGGATGCATTGCTTCTAGATTCATGATGGAGCTTGTGGATAATGGTGGTGTTACATGTATAACCTGCGCCAAAAAATCCGGACTATTCTCTGTAAGACTAACCTCTCACTGATTTGTTCTTGTGTCTTTTACTCTCCAAAAGGCCTCTGTAAGACTAAGCGGAGTTGGACTAGATATATTATAATTTTTTTCGGTCTAATATCCGATGTGGGACTTGGATTGCTTATTTATCCTAACAATACTCAGATGAATGTCGAATCCAACGGTAGGGAGTTCCCTACATTTGCTTCAGCAGAGCATGTAAGCAGCGTTCTCGAGAGGACAAACCTGAACCACTTGCTTCATTTCCAAAGAATCTCCCCCACACAACCTTTCCTTCAGATGAAACAAGAGGAATCTCTCCTTCCCGCAAGACTAGAAGCTCTCAGACACAACACTGAGAAGAAAGAATCTGCACAGCCAAACTTGAGCATTTCTCTTGGACCTACTCTTATGACAAGTCAATTTCATGATGTGGACGACAGAAGCAAGACTACTCCTATTTTCCAACTCGCCTCTCGGTCTAGACAACTCCTTCCAAAACCTGCGAACTCAGCTCCCACTACTGCTCCTCCCATGGAGCCTAACGGGAGCCTCGTGTCGCAGATTCACGTCGCTAGGCCTCCTCCAGAAGGTCGAGGCAAGACTCAGTTGCTTCCTCGTTATTGGCCTAGGATCACTGATCAGGAGTTGCAGCAATTATCTGGACAGTATCCTCATCTGTATGTTTCATAACATTTCTTATTCTATGTTTTTTTTTTGCAATATCTTCTTCTATGCTAAGGTGTGTCCTTAACTGTTTATTCTCTCAAGCTCAAACTCGAAAATTATACCACTCTTTGAAAAAGTTCTGAGTGCAAGTGATGCTGGTCGGATTGGTCGACTGGTTCTTCCTAAAGCATGTGCAGAGGTAACTTGATTCTCCATAAAATGTGCTTTAGTATCAGCTAATAAGCTTTTGTGGTTGGTAATTTAGGCATATTTTCCACCGATCTCTCAACCTGAGGGCCTCCCGTTAAAGATACAAGACATAAAAGGGAAAGAATGGGTGTTCCAGTTCAGGTTTTGGCCTAATAATAACAGCAGGATGTATGTTTTGGAGGGTGTGACTCCTTGCATACAGTCAATGCAGTTGCAAGCTGGTGATACTGGTACTTTTCAAAATCCTCTTGTTTCGTTACATTTACTCATAACATGTTGTTGGAACCCTGGTATTAGGCCTATTTTTAACTGAAGCGAACCAAATTTTTTGGTTAGTTCGGTTCGATTCAGTAGTTTTTTTCAGTTTTTTGTTCCGTAATTGATTATAACCAAACCATAACAAAAACTCAAAACTTTACTAACAAAACTAATCAAATTTCAAACCGAACTAACCAAATTTACCCGAAATTAAAGAATTATCCAAATTTTTACAAAACTAAACCAAAATATACCGAAATCAAAAACTTCAGTAGAATTTTCAAAAACTGAGCTAACCGAATACCGAAGCAAACCAAACTTTATTTTGTGTTAATTCGTTAAGATATATGTCAGAACCGAACCCGCATGCCTACCTAGTATGATTAAATCAAACATTGACATTAAGCGTTTTTGATCATGTGCTGCGTGCGCTCTATGCTACTTTTTATTATGTTTGATGTTTTAAAAATTTTTCTTGATATCTGCAGTAACGTTCAGCCGCACGGAACCTGAAGGAAAACTCGTAATGGGATACCGTAAAGCCACAAACTCTACAGCAGCACAGGTAAAAGCATGCCAGTTTCATGTTGAAATGATAAGCTTCTGATGAAGTGAAGTATTGAACTAAAAGTATTGATGTTTCTTCAGATGTTCAAGGGAAGCAGTGAACCCAATCTGAACATGTTTTCCAACAACTTGAGTTCGGGATGTGGTGACATCAACTGGTCTAAACTTGACAAGTCTGACGACATGTCAAAGGACGGCTTAATGCTTCAGCCGTCGCTAATCTCTGCTAGGAAACGTGTTCGAAATATTGGCACTAAGAGCAAGCGACTGCTCATTGATAGCGTAGATGTTCTGGAACTGAGATTAACCTGGGAGGAGGCGCAGGAACTGCTGCGGCCTCCTCAGTCTGCTAAACCGAGCATCTGTACAGTGGAAGATCACGATTTTGAAGAATATGATGTGAGTTGATACAGAATTACCTGTTTTTCACAAAAGCAGCTGGACCTTTGCACTGTAGTTTCTGAAAATCATATGTACTTGATGCTATGCAGGAACCACCAGTTTTCGGGAAGAGGACCGTGTTTGTGTCACGTCAAACAGGGTGAGGCTTCATGTACTGTGTAATGATATGATCAGAAGATGTTAAAGTACACTTTGAATGACCAAGAAACTGACATATGATTGTTTGGAATGTTCAATAAATCGTTAGGCGGTAGTTAGGCGCTTTATATTGGATTATTGATTAGGTGGGAGTCTAGACCGATTTTTTAAACGCCCAGACCAATATTTTAAAAAAAAAATTGTTCTAGAAAAATTGTTTTGCATGTCCGATTTGCGGACTAGTCAGACGCCTAGGCTCAGCTATACCGAGTTTTAAAACACTGTTTGGCTCTAATATGTGATCCTTGGATTCTCAGGGAACAAGAGCAATGGGTTCAGTGTGATGCTTGTGCTAAATGGCGACGGCTTCCTGTGGATACTCTTCTTCCACCAAAATGGTTGTGCTCTGATAATGTCTTGGATCCTAGCAGGTAAACGAGACTGCATACATGTTCATGTGCTTAACCTACAGGACATTGCACATGACTCCTCACTGAGACAAATAATATGACTTGCTGTCTTTTTATCTACAGGTCTTCATGTTCTGCACCTGATGAACTCACCCCAAGAGAACAGGATACACTTCTCCGGCTAAGCAAAGGTAATGATCAGTATGCTTCATTAGAAACTTTTTTTTTACATTAGAAACTAAAGTTTCATTTGCACAGAGTTCAAAAGGAGGAGACTGGCATCATCAAACCAGGAGGCGGCCTCTGCTCTAGACACTTTAGCAAATGCAGCCATCACCACCACAGGTGAACAAGGAGAAACCGAGGTTGCAGCCACGACCAAGCACCCAAGACACCGAGCTGGCTGTTCGTGCATTGTCTGCAGCCAGCCGCCGAGTGGGAAAGGCAAACACAAGCCGTCGTGCACTTGCACCGTGTGCGAGGCGGTGAAGAGGCGGTTCAAGACGCTCATGATGCGGAAGCGGAACAGGGGAGAAACAGGACAGGCAAGCCAGCAGGCGCAGTCAGATCAGTGCAGAGAGGAGACAGAAGCTGAGAGCATTCCAGCGGTTGAACTGCCAGCGGCAGGGGGGAACATTGACTTAAACTCAGACCCAGCTTCCAGAGTGAGCATGATGAGTCTTCTGCAAGCTGCAACGTTTCCTCTGGAGGTGTATCTGAAACAGAAAGGTGTTCCAAATACAGCGGGAGAACAGCAAAGCAGTGATATAGTAAGCACAGAGAACGGTTCGTCCTCAGCCGCACAAGAACATGACAGAGACACAAGCGGAGCTCCTGAGGCATTGAACTAACTTACTAGCCCCCTTTGGAATCCTCCTTGAGTATTTATTCTTCAGAGGTGTGTTTATTAATGTATACAACCTTTCTTCAGTTTCAAATTGGTAGAGTGGTTAAGACTATTCTGCCAATTGTTTTATTTTTCTTCTTGGTTTGGTTGGTGTGTGGTGAGGCTTGAGAGAGAGAGAGAGAGAGAGAGGAATATTGGTGAGGTTTTTGGAAATATATAAGACAGCCAACATAATCTTGACAGATTGTAATATATATATGTGGTTCGAAAAATGATATTTTTGATGCAAATTATGTCTCTCATTCATAGGTTTTTATAATCCATATGCATCTTTGGCGCATTTGAGAAGATGATTAGTTAAAGAGATTGTAATGGTATAATGTATCTTGCCAAAGTTATTGTCTACATCTTCTATATGTTGTTTCACATCATTGGTTATTGATTTTGATTAATAAGAATTGTAATGTCTCCATCTATGTGAAACAAGTGACATTTGCTAATCGAATATAAGATGAGTTCAACAATGCAATAAAAGTTAAAAAAAAAATTTTATGACAGCTTGTTTGTAACCCGGTTTGTACGGGTTTGAATTATATATTTTCAGTTTAAACCGGTTTAAACTTCTATCCGAAATCACCCATTCAAAATCTTCTTAAAAATCATGGACAGACCCCAACAATAAATAAATAACTAAATACGATCAATAATACTTTTAAAATAATAATTTGGGCCGGCCAAAGTTGAGTCGCCTCAATTGACTAATTCCGAAATCACTCGCACAAACTACACGCCATTCATTTTGTCATACGTGTTTTTTTCTAATTGATTAACACGTCCTCCCAGACTCCAACACATGGACTCTGCCTTCTTTTCTGCGTCATCAATATATAGAAGAAAACATACCTTTATTATGATATAGTATTAATTAACATATATGCCCCCACTAGCCTCCAAATGTCACAATTCTGTTTTTTCTATTCCCATTTAAAAAAAAAAAAGTTAAGAGCACTGAGATTAATAAAATAACACGAAAGATCGCGAGGTAGTGTAGTAGTAATCTAAAGTTTATTATAACGATTGTAACAATAAAGATACTAATGGCGTGGTCAAAGTAAATGGACAAGTGGGTGTGGCAGTAGAGTAAATAAGTTGAAAAATGAAGGGTAGTTAGGCAGTAACAGAGGGAAGATGAGATAGATATTAGGTGGAGAGCGTGGTGGGTCCCACAAACGCGCAAGAGTGATAGCTTGGGATTCGGTAACGTGAGGTCGTCTCGTCGTGGGTTCCTCTCTCGACCCTCGAAAGTAACAACTTCATTTTCACGCGCTTCTTCTTTCACGTTATAAAGTTGAATAACAAAAATATAAAATAAAAGGATTCTGGTCGACCACTTCTTTCAAATGATGTTGTCTTTTACCTATTCCCAACACAAATAATTATAGTTGGTTCTTAGTTTAAATATATATAAATCTTGATCCACCTAGGAAATATCTGAATTTTAATAGATTATAGTCCACATATACTATAATACTATAATACCATAATACTATAATACTGTAATACTATATATGTCCATTTCATTCAGATAGATGGAGCAATCTGCGAACTATATGATGTCAAATAGTAGGGTTTTAAATTAGGGAATTTGCGGTCCATAATTCGGTATGAAAATAAAACAAACAAACACTTCAGTATAGATGTTTGAATACATTGATTTTAAAGTGGCAGCGTTATCAAAAATTAA is a genomic window containing:
- the LOC106306806 gene encoding B3 domain-containing transcription repressor VAL2-like isoform X1; the encoded protein is MESTKVCMNAQCGSTSTSGEWKRGWSMRSGELASLCDKCGSAYEQSIFCQVFHAEESGWRECNSCDKRLHCGCIASRFMMELVDNGGVTCITCAKKSGLFSMNVESNGREFPTFASAEHVSSVLERTNLNHLLHFQRISPTQPFLQMKQEESLLPARLEALRHNTEKKESAQPNLSISLGPTLMTSQFHDVDDRSKTTPIFQLASRSRQLLPKPANSAPTTAPPMEPNGSLVSQIHVARPPPEGRGKTQLLPRYWPRITDQELQQLSGQYPHLSNSKIIPLFEKVLSASDAGRIGRLVLPKACAEAYFPPISQPEGLPLKIQDIKGKEWVFQFRFWPNNNSRMYVLEGVTPCIQSMQLQAGDTVTFSRTEPEGKLVMGYRKATNSTAAQMFKGSSEPNLNMFSNNLSSGCGDINWSKLDKSDDMSKDGLMLQPSLISARKRVRNIGTKSKRLLIDSVDVLELRLTWEEAQELLRPPQSAKPSICTVEDHDFEEYDEPPVFGKRTVFVSRQTGEQEQWVQCDACAKWRRLPVDTLLPPKWLCSDNVLDPSRSSCSAPDELTPREQDTLLRLSKEFKRRRLASSNQEAASALDTLANAAITTTGEQGETEVAATTKHPRHRAGCSCIVCSQPPSGKGKHKPSCTCTVCEAVKRRFKTLMMRKRNRGETGQASQQAQSDQCREETEAESIPAVELPAAGGNIDLNSDPASRVSMMSLLQAATFPLEVYLKQKGVPNTAGEQQSSDIVSTENGSSSAAQEHDRDTSGAPEALN
- the LOC106306806 gene encoding B3 domain-containing transcription repressor VAL2-like isoform X2; this encodes MESTKVCMNAQCGSTSTSGEWKRGWSMRSGELASLCDKCGSAYEQSIFCQVFHAEESGWRECNSCDKRLHCGCIASRFMMELVDNGGVTCITCAKKSGLFSMNVESNGREFPTFASAEHVSSVLERTNLNHLLHFQRISPTQPFLQMKQEESLLPARLEALRHNTEKKESAQPNLSISLGPTLMTSQFHDVDDRSKTTPIFQLASRSRQLLPKPANSAPTTAPPMEPNGSLVSQIHVARPPPEGRGKTQLLPRYWPRITDQELQQLSGHSNSKIIPLFEKVLSASDAGRIGRLVLPKACAEAYFPPISQPEGLPLKIQDIKGKEWVFQFRFWPNNNSRMYVLEGVTPCIQSMQLQAGDTVTFSRTEPEGKLVMGYRKATNSTAAQMFKGSSEPNLNMFSNNLSSGCGDINWSKLDKSDDMSKDGLMLQPSLISARKRVRNIGTKSKRLLIDSVDVLELRLTWEEAQELLRPPQSAKPSICTVEDHDFEEYDEPPVFGKRTVFVSRQTGEQEQWVQCDACAKWRRLPVDTLLPPKWLCSDNVLDPSRSSCSAPDELTPREQDTLLRLSKEFKRRRLASSNQEAASALDTLANAAITTTGEQGETEVAATTKHPRHRAGCSCIVCSQPPSGKGKHKPSCTCTVCEAVKRRFKTLMMRKRNRGETGQASQQAQSDQCREETEAESIPAVELPAAGGNIDLNSDPASRVSMMSLLQAATFPLEVYLKQKGVPNTAGEQQSSDIVSTENGSSSAAQEHDRDTSGAPEALN